A genome region from Actinomycetota bacterium includes the following:
- a CDS encoding DNA replication/repair protein RecF: MRLTNLELAGFRCWEALTLAFPREHVALVGPNASGKTSILEAIWYVASLGSHRTSADAVLVRSGQTSAIVRASVEHEGRDDLVELEIVTQGRARAKLGGASVPRRRDVLGALRASIFAPERVSVVRGDPGERRRFADELLIQLHPRYHAVIREYERALRQRNALLRESDGRVPAGLDAWDEALAGPGGELCAGRAEALIALSPAASEAFAAVGGSSRLHVAYAPNVATPDDPTPVAWTSAIRRRLEERRNDEVIRKTTLAGPHRDDLEIAIDGLPARSHASQGEAWLATLALVLGAHAAIANRVGEMPVLLLDDAFGLLDPDRRDRLEAALPPGAQVIATCSDIKELPTSLRWEVMRVSVQGVSPHA; the protein is encoded by the coding sequence TTGCGGCTCACAAACCTGGAACTCGCCGGCTTCCGATGCTGGGAGGCGCTGACGCTCGCCTTCCCACGAGAGCACGTTGCTCTGGTCGGGCCGAATGCATCCGGCAAAACGTCGATCCTCGAAGCGATCTGGTACGTCGCTTCGCTCGGCTCTCATCGGACCTCCGCTGACGCGGTTCTTGTTCGATCCGGGCAGACGTCTGCGATCGTCCGCGCCTCGGTGGAGCACGAAGGCCGGGACGACCTCGTGGAGCTCGAGATCGTCACCCAGGGCCGCGCACGGGCGAAGTTAGGCGGTGCGTCGGTGCCGCGCCGGCGGGACGTTCTTGGAGCGTTGCGAGCGTCGATCTTCGCACCGGAGCGCGTTTCGGTCGTGCGCGGAGACCCCGGTGAGCGCCGGCGGTTCGCCGACGAACTGCTCATCCAGCTGCACCCGCGCTATCACGCAGTGATCCGTGAGTACGAACGCGCGCTGCGACAACGGAACGCCCTCTTGCGCGAATCCGATGGACGTGTTCCCGCGGGCCTGGACGCTTGGGACGAGGCGCTCGCCGGACCCGGCGGAGAATTGTGCGCGGGCCGCGCCGAGGCTCTCATCGCGCTGTCGCCGGCCGCGAGCGAGGCGTTCGCCGCGGTCGGTGGGTCCAGCCGGCTCCACGTTGCATACGCGCCGAACGTAGCTACGCCGGATGATCCGACACCGGTGGCCTGGACATCAGCGATCCGGCGCCGCCTCGAGGAGCGTCGCAACGACGAAGTGATACGGAAGACGACCCTGGCCGGTCCCCACCGCGACGACCTCGAGATCGCGATCGACGGGCTTCCGGCCCGCAGCCACGCCAGCCAAGGGGAAGCCTGGCTGGCCACTCTGGCCCTGGTTCTCGGCGCTCACGCTGCGATCGCGAACAGGGTCGGCGAAATGCCCGTACTGCTTCTGGACGACGCGTTCGGGCTCCTCGATCCCGACCGGCGGGATCGACTGGAGGCCGCCCTCCCGCCCGGGGCACAGGTGATAGCTACATGTTCTGATATCAAGGAGTTGCCAACTTCACTGCGCTGGGAAGTAATGAGAGTTAGCGTTCAGGGCGTGAGCCCCCATGCGTGA
- the dnaA gene encoding chromosomal replication initiator protein DnaA, giving the protein MSETAEALWASALQRLRSSSMSPGAKPWIEGTRPVRLRGNTIVLAAPSAFAKEWLESRYATLLTDALGEAAGRHLDLEVLVDAKGAAPDPAPVAVMDPPAPLSPTVERPSARPPSASSPLSPKYTFDSFVIGPSNRFAHAAALAVAEQPARSYNPLFVYGGAGLGKTHLLHAVGHHVRRLYPSAVVRYVSSEQFMNEFIMGVREEKMQAFRQRYREADLLLVDDIQFLARGEQTQEEFFHTFNALYNDGRQIVISSDRAPAQIASLEDRLRSRFEWGLITDVQPPDLETRVVILQKKAAGEGFNVPNDVLEFIAQRVQNNIRELEGRLIRVVSYASLSSVPVTLALAQDVLRPLLPSEGTGDIPVEAIIKETTSYFSVTREELVGPSRSRPLVTARQVAMYLCRELTPLSLPKIGEAFGGRDHTTVMHAESKIKKHMGEREAIYSQVQELTARIRRRATGATHG; this is encoded by the coding sequence ATGAGCGAGACCGCGGAAGCGCTCTGGGCGAGCGCGCTCCAGCGTTTGCGGTCGAGCTCCATGTCCCCCGGCGCGAAACCCTGGATCGAGGGCACGCGCCCGGTACGCCTCCGCGGCAACACGATCGTGCTCGCGGCGCCGTCGGCGTTCGCGAAGGAGTGGCTCGAGAGCCGCTATGCGACGTTGCTGACCGACGCGCTCGGTGAAGCTGCCGGCCGGCACCTCGATCTGGAAGTCCTGGTGGACGCCAAGGGGGCCGCTCCCGACCCGGCCCCCGTCGCCGTGATGGATCCGCCGGCTCCGCTCAGCCCGACGGTCGAGCGACCGAGCGCTCGCCCGCCGTCGGCTTCCTCGCCGTTGAGCCCGAAGTACACGTTCGACTCGTTCGTGATCGGTCCGTCCAACCGTTTCGCCCACGCCGCAGCGCTCGCCGTCGCGGAGCAACCGGCTCGTAGTTACAACCCCCTCTTCGTCTACGGCGGCGCAGGTCTCGGAAAGACGCACCTGCTCCACGCGGTGGGACATCACGTCCGCCGCCTCTATCCGTCTGCGGTCGTCCGCTATGTCTCGAGCGAACAATTCATGAACGAGTTCATCATGGGCGTGCGCGAAGAGAAGATGCAGGCCTTCCGCCAGCGCTACCGTGAGGCAGATCTTCTTCTCGTCGATGACATCCAGTTCCTCGCTCGAGGGGAGCAGACCCAAGAAGAGTTCTTCCACACGTTCAACGCGCTCTACAACGACGGCCGCCAGATCGTGATCTCCTCCGACCGGGCGCCCGCGCAGATCGCGAGCCTCGAAGATCGCTTACGGAGCCGATTCGAGTGGGGGCTGATCACGGACGTCCAGCCTCCAGATCTCGAAACGCGGGTCGTGATCTTGCAGAAAAAGGCCGCTGGTGAAGGGTTCAACGTCCCCAACGACGTCTTAGAGTTCATCGCGCAGCGCGTGCAGAACAACATCCGAGAGCTGGAGGGGCGGCTGATCCGCGTCGTGTCCTACGCGTCGCTGTCCAGCGTTCCCGTAACCCTGGCACTCGCGCAGGACGTGCTTCGGCCGCTGCTACCCTCGGAGGGCACCGGCGATATCCCCGTCGAGGCGATCATCAAGGAAACGACTTCGTACTTTTCCGTCACGCGTGAGGAGCTCGTCGGACCATCGCGGTCTCGGCCGCTCGTTACCGCGCGTCAAGTCGCGATGTATCTCTGCCGTGAGCTGACGCCGTTGTCGCTACCAAAGATCGGTGAGGCGTTCGGTGGACGCGACCACACGACCGTGATGCACGCAGAGTCGAAGATCAAGAAACACATGGGGGAACGTGAGGCCATTTATTCACAGGTCCAGGAGCTGACGGCCCGGATCCGGCGTCGCGCAACGGGAGCGACCCATGGGTAG
- the dnaN gene encoding DNA polymerase III subunit beta, with protein sequence MKIRIERDAFAEASSWVLRSVGTRATLPVLGGVLVVAEDDGIRLAGTDLEVGAEAKVDGGIDGKGRVVLPGRVLGEIARTLPPGTVRVEADGGQARITCGSAEFTLRTLPTEDFPALAGPSDAPGGTVPAGEFALAVGQVTKAASRDEARPILTGVLIESEGAKITFAATDSYRLAIREIAWKGPQESLKRVVPARALSEAARAAEGEGDVTLSLGETQVSVQGNDRRLTTRLIEGEFPNWRQLVPEDQPNHLTVDREAFLESVRRVGILAQQGTPLRLELGPAGVRLTSGTQDVGEAADLVEGKYEGEPLAIAFNPTYLSDGVQAIEGSEVVLSCRDGLKPAVLRSPEGGSFLYLLMPVRIS encoded by the coding sequence GTGAAGATCAGGATCGAGCGGGACGCGTTCGCGGAAGCCAGTTCTTGGGTGCTGCGTTCGGTTGGTACACGGGCAACCCTCCCGGTTCTCGGCGGTGTGCTTGTCGTCGCCGAGGACGATGGGATCCGATTGGCAGGGACCGATCTCGAGGTCGGCGCCGAGGCGAAGGTCGACGGCGGGATCGACGGCAAGGGTCGCGTGGTCCTTCCCGGCAGGGTGTTGGGCGAGATCGCGCGCACGCTGCCACCCGGTACCGTCCGGGTCGAGGCCGACGGCGGGCAGGCCCGGATCACGTGCGGTTCGGCGGAGTTCACGCTGCGAACCCTGCCGACCGAGGATTTCCCCGCGCTCGCCGGGCCAAGCGACGCCCCCGGTGGAACGGTGCCGGCCGGGGAGTTCGCGCTGGCGGTCGGACAAGTTACGAAGGCCGCCTCGCGTGACGAGGCGCGCCCGATCCTGACCGGCGTCCTGATCGAGTCTGAGGGGGCCAAGATCACCTTCGCCGCGACGGACAGCTATCGCCTCGCGATCCGCGAGATCGCATGGAAGGGCCCTCAGGAGAGTCTGAAGCGCGTCGTTCCGGCGCGCGCGTTGTCCGAGGCGGCGCGCGCCGCCGAAGGTGAGGGCGACGTGACGCTGTCGCTCGGAGAGACCCAGGTCTCGGTGCAGGGAAACGACCGTCGTCTGACGACGCGCTTGATCGAAGGCGAATTCCCGAACTGGCGGCAACTCGTCCCCGAAGATCAGCCGAACCATCTGACGGTCGATCGTGAGGCGTTCCTCGAGTCGGTGCGACGGGTCGGCATCCTGGCGCAGCAGGGAACGCCGTTGCGACTCGAGCTTGGACCGGCGGGTGTCCGGCTCACCTCAGGGACCCAAGACGTGGGCGAAGCTGCAGATCTGGTCGAGGGGAAGTACGAAGGCGAGCCGCTGGCGATCGCGTTCAACCCAACGTACCTGTCCGACGGCGTGCAAGCTATCGAGGGAAGCGAGGTCGTGCTCTCGTGCCGGGACGGACTCAAGCCGGCGGTGTTGCGGTCGCCCGAGGGCGGGTCGTTCCTCTACCTGCTCATGCCGGTTCGCATCTCATAG
- a CDS encoding DUF721 domain-containing protein, which produces MSEAVKQLITQRGWEEQMALGRLKARWAEVVGDQVAARSEPVRLESGRLTIRVEGGAWAAELALLGSSLASTAAHFLGPGHVREVAVVAGSVNRR; this is translated from the coding sequence GTGTCGGAAGCTGTTAAACAGCTGATCACCCAGCGGGGCTGGGAAGAACAGATGGCCCTCGGGCGTCTCAAGGCGCGATGGGCCGAGGTCGTTGGGGATCAGGTCGCCGCCCGGAGCGAGCCGGTCCGGCTCGAGAGCGGTCGCCTTACGATCCGCGTGGAAGGCGGTGCCTGGGCCGCCGAGCTTGCCCTTCTGGGGTCCTCGCTCGCGTCGACGGCTGCGCACTTCCTCGGCCCGGGCCACGTCCGGGAAGTGGCCGTGGTGGCGGGGTCCGTCAACCGCCGCTGA